The Lepisosteus oculatus isolate fLepOcu1 chromosome 4, fLepOcu1.hap2, whole genome shotgun sequence genome window below encodes:
- the LOC138238319 gene encoding butyrophilin subfamily 1 member A1-like, whose amino-acid sequence MHVRWFRQKFSEYVYLYKDNMETVGSGYEGRASLFSTELENGNVSLLLKEVKISDEGPYKCHVSRPGLFEEPQLQLTVKRQGSVPLTEVEKLEKDSLKLRCSSQGWYPEPQMVWMDKKGRNITFTAEPARQQDKNGPFSISSHLYMMRTSNEEVTCVVGPKDRTAHTAQLRTSVKINEML is encoded by the exons ATGCACGTGAGGTGGTTCAGGCAGAAGTTCAGTGAATACGTCTATCTGTACAAAGACAATATGGAGACAGTAGGATCGGGCTATGAGGGCAGAGCTTCGCTCTTCAGTACAGAGCTGGAGAACGGCAATGTCTCCCTGCTGCTCAAAGAAGTCAAGATCTCAGACGAAGGCCCCTACAAGTGTCAtgtcagcagaccaggattgtTTGAGGAACCCCAGCTGCAGTTAACTGTTAAAC GCCAAGGCTCTGTTCCCCTGACTGAAGTTGAAAAGCTTGAGAAAGACTCTTTGAAGCTGAGGTGCAGCTCTCAGGGCTGGTACCCTGAGCCTCAGATGGTTTGGATGGATAAGAAAGGAAGAAACATCACATTTACGGCAGAGCCAGCCAGGCAGCAGGACAAGAACGGTCCCTTCTCCATCTCCAGTCACCTCTACATGATGAGGACCAGTAATGAAGAGGTCACCTGTGTGGTTGGCCCAAAGGACCGTACAGCACATACAGCACAGCTCAGGACCTCCGTAAAAATCAACG AGATGCTGTGA